From Salvelinus namaycush isolate Seneca chromosome 2, SaNama_1.0, whole genome shotgun sequence, one genomic window encodes:
- the LOC120062206 gene encoding syntaxin-16-like isoform X3, with product MDLSVSSFLVPLMCKFCGCVGYQIQYEITRVQQKMKELAALHDKHMNRPTLDDSSEEEHAIEITTQEITQMFHRCQRAVTGLQTRCGHCTEQEERLLRNVVSSLAGSLQELSTNFRHTQSSYLKRMKNREERSKHFFDSGPLMEEDEDLAQYEMGFTDDQLVLVEQNTVMVEEREREVRQIVQSITDLNEIFRDLAGMVVEQGTVLDRIDFNVEQSCVKTDEGLKQLQKAEQYQKKNRKMLVILILTVIVVVLILILFGTKF from the exons ATGGATCTTTCGGTGTCTAGTTTTCTCGTGCCTCTCATGTGTAAATTCTGTGGTTGCGTGGGCTATCAGATTCAGTATGAAATCACACGGGTCCAGCAGAAAATGAAGGAGCTGGCCGCCCTACATGACAAGCACATGAACCGTCCTACCCTCGATGACAGCAGTGAAGAGGAGCATGCCATAGAGATCACCACTCAGGAGATCACACAG ATGTTCCACCGGTGTCAGCGTGCAGTGACAGGTCTGCAGACTCGCTGTGGCCACTGcacagagcaggaggagaggcTGCTGAGAAATGTGGTGTCCTCATTGGCAGGAAGCCTGCAAGAGCTGTCCACCAACTTCAGACACACGCAGTCCAGCTATCTAAAGC GCATGAAGAATCGTGAGGAGAGATCCAAACACTTTTTTGACTCTGGTCCTCTAATGGAGGAGGATGAAGACCTGGCACAATATGAAATG GGGTTTACAGATGACCAGCTGGTCCTGGTAGAGCAGAACACAGTGATGGTGGAGGAACGTGAGAGAGAGGTCCGACAGATAGTCCAGTCCATCACCGACCTGAATGAGATTTTCCGAGACCTGGCAGGAATGGTGGTGGAACAG GGCACAGTACTTGACAGAATTGACTTCAATGTGGAGCAATCGTGTGTCAAAACAGACGAGGGGTTAAAACAGTTACAAAAG GCTGAACAGTATCAGAAGAAAAACCGAAAGATGCTGGTCATTTTAATTCTTACTGTTATAGTTGTTGTTCTAATACTTATTCTATTTGGGACCAAGTTCTAG
- the LOC120062206 gene encoding syntaxin-16-like isoform X2, which yields MATRRLTDAFLLMRNNAIQNRQILAEQELDELADDRMALVSGISLDPEAAVGVTKRLPPKWVDGVVEIQYEITRVQQKMKELAALHDKHMNRPTLDDSSEEEHAIEITTQEITQMFHRCQRAVTGLQTRCGHCTEQEERLLRNVVSSLAGSLQELSTNFRHTQSSYLKRMKNREERSKHFFDSGPLMEEDEDLAQYEMGFTDDQLVLVEQNTVMVEEREREVRQIVQSITDLNEIFRDLAGMVVEQGTVLDRIDFNVEQSCVKTDEGLKQLQKAEQYQKKNRKMLVILILTVIVVVLILILFGTKF from the exons ATGGCAACTAGGCGCCTGACCGATGCCTTCTTATTAATGCGGAACAATGCAATCCAAAATCGGCAGATATTGGCTGAGCAA GAGCTTGATGAG TTGGCTGATGACCGTATGGCCCTGGTCTCAGGGATCAGTCTGGACCCAGAAGCTGCCGTCGGAGTCACCAAGAGACTGCCGCCCAAGTGGGTAGATGGGGTCGTTGAG ATTCAGTATGAAATCACACGGGTCCAGCAGAAAATGAAGGAGCTGGCCGCCCTACATGACAAGCACATGAACCGTCCTACCCTCGATGACAGCAGTGAAGAGGAGCATGCCATAGAGATCACCACTCAGGAGATCACACAG ATGTTCCACCGGTGTCAGCGTGCAGTGACAGGTCTGCAGACTCGCTGTGGCCACTGcacagagcaggaggagaggcTGCTGAGAAATGTGGTGTCCTCATTGGCAGGAAGCCTGCAAGAGCTGTCCACCAACTTCAGACACACGCAGTCCAGCTATCTAAAGC GCATGAAGAATCGTGAGGAGAGATCCAAACACTTTTTTGACTCTGGTCCTCTAATGGAGGAGGATGAAGACCTGGCACAATATGAAATG GGGTTTACAGATGACCAGCTGGTCCTGGTAGAGCAGAACACAGTGATGGTGGAGGAACGTGAGAGAGAGGTCCGACAGATAGTCCAGTCCATCACCGACCTGAATGAGATTTTCCGAGACCTGGCAGGAATGGTGGTGGAACAG GGCACAGTACTTGACAGAATTGACTTCAATGTGGAGCAATCGTGTGTCAAAACAGACGAGGGGTTAAAACAGTTACAAAAG GCTGAACAGTATCAGAAGAAAAACCGAAAGATGCTGGTCATTTTAATTCTTACTGTTATAGTTGTTGTTCTAATACTTATTCTATTTGGGACCAAGTTCTAG
- the LOC120062206 gene encoding syntaxin-16-like isoform X1, with product MATRRLTDAFLLMRNNAIQNRQILAEQVSTYDTRRTLSTRSNAAELDELADDRMALVSGISLDPEAAVGVTKRLPPKWVDGVVEIQYEITRVQQKMKELAALHDKHMNRPTLDDSSEEEHAIEITTQEITQMFHRCQRAVTGLQTRCGHCTEQEERLLRNVVSSLAGSLQELSTNFRHTQSSYLKRMKNREERSKHFFDSGPLMEEDEDLAQYEMGFTDDQLVLVEQNTVMVEEREREVRQIVQSITDLNEIFRDLAGMVVEQGTVLDRIDFNVEQSCVKTDEGLKQLQKAEQYQKKNRKMLVILILTVIVVVLILILFGTKF from the exons ATGGCAACTAGGCGCCTGACCGATGCCTTCTTATTAATGCGGAACAATGCAATCCAAAATCGGCAGATATTGGCTGAGCAAGTGAGTACATACGACACCCGTCGTACTCTGAGTACACGTAGCAATGCTGCG GAGCTTGATGAG TTGGCTGATGACCGTATGGCCCTGGTCTCAGGGATCAGTCTGGACCCAGAAGCTGCCGTCGGAGTCACCAAGAGACTGCCGCCCAAGTGGGTAGATGGGGTCGTTGAG ATTCAGTATGAAATCACACGGGTCCAGCAGAAAATGAAGGAGCTGGCCGCCCTACATGACAAGCACATGAACCGTCCTACCCTCGATGACAGCAGTGAAGAGGAGCATGCCATAGAGATCACCACTCAGGAGATCACACAG ATGTTCCACCGGTGTCAGCGTGCAGTGACAGGTCTGCAGACTCGCTGTGGCCACTGcacagagcaggaggagaggcTGCTGAGAAATGTGGTGTCCTCATTGGCAGGAAGCCTGCAAGAGCTGTCCACCAACTTCAGACACACGCAGTCCAGCTATCTAAAGC GCATGAAGAATCGTGAGGAGAGATCCAAACACTTTTTTGACTCTGGTCCTCTAATGGAGGAGGATGAAGACCTGGCACAATATGAAATG GGGTTTACAGATGACCAGCTGGTCCTGGTAGAGCAGAACACAGTGATGGTGGAGGAACGTGAGAGAGAGGTCCGACAGATAGTCCAGTCCATCACCGACCTGAATGAGATTTTCCGAGACCTGGCAGGAATGGTGGTGGAACAG GGCACAGTACTTGACAGAATTGACTTCAATGTGGAGCAATCGTGTGTCAAAACAGACGAGGGGTTAAAACAGTTACAAAAG GCTGAACAGTATCAGAAGAAAAACCGAAAGATGCTGGTCATTTTAATTCTTACTGTTATAGTTGTTGTTCTAATACTTATTCTATTTGGGACCAAGTTCTAG